The proteins below come from a single Coprobacter tertius genomic window:
- a CDS encoding ATP-dependent Clp protease ATP-binding subunit, translated as MERNFSQRVKDVLGYSREEAERMQNNFIGPEHLLLGILRDGTGRAIDALRFLGAKPGIIKSSLEDMLRATAEHHQPGDELIISKSTDKVLKMSILEARLLKSNVTDTEHLLLAILKENETKAAMILMDNEVNYADVMGFLKKEPEQTSDPSMGAEFADDDDDMDDEKNYRSEQGKQATGSYTKTTNDTPVLDNFGTDMTKAAEENRLDPVVGREKEIERLAQVLSRRKKNNPVLIGEPGVGKSAIVEGLALRIIQRKVSRVLFDKRVVSLDMASIVAGTKYRGQFEERIKAILNELSKNPNVILFIDEIHTIVGAGGATGTLDAANMLKPALARGEIQCIGATTLDEYRKNIEKDGALERRFQKIMVDPTTPEETLQILNNIKGRYEDHHNVTYTPEALEACVKLTERYISDRNFPDKAIDALDEAGSRVHISNIVVPKEIEELEKKIAATSEDKMKAVKSQNYELAASFRDKTKEYQIELDDAKRRWEEQIQEQREIVDAEQIAEVVAMMSGVPVQRIAQAEGSKLLQMADILKSEVIGQDEAVNKIVKAIQRNRVGLKDPNKPIGTFMFLGPTGVGKTHLAKMLAEYLFDSKDTLIRVDMSEYMEKFTVSRLVGAPPGYVGYEEGGQLTEKVRRRPYSVVLLDEIEKAHPDVFNLLLQVMDEGRLTDSLGRRVDFKNTILIMTSNIGTRQLKDFGHGVGFATSNADNKDFSRGVIQKALNRAFSPEFLNRVDDIVMFDQLDKDAIYKIIDLELKGFYHRVETLGYKLIITDEAKDFIASKGYDVQFGARPLKRAIQKYLEDEMAEMIIRATVNEGDTIIVEFNKDEQKIVTRIENSKDKKKNKES; from the coding sequence ATGGAAAGAAATTTTTCACAAAGAGTGAAAGATGTATTGGGATATAGCCGCGAAGAGGCCGAACGGATGCAAAATAATTTCATCGGTCCGGAACATCTTTTATTGGGCATTCTCAGAGACGGAACCGGCAGAGCCATCGATGCTTTGCGATTTCTGGGTGCTAAACCGGGTATCATAAAGTCGTCACTCGAAGATATGTTGCGAGCAACGGCTGAACATCACCAACCGGGAGATGAATTAATTATTAGCAAAAGCACCGATAAAGTTTTAAAAATGAGTATTTTAGAAGCAAGACTTTTAAAAAGCAACGTTACCGATACCGAACATTTATTATTGGCTATTTTGAAAGAAAATGAAACGAAAGCAGCCATGATTTTAATGGATAATGAAGTTAATTACGCGGATGTTATGGGATTCTTGAAAAAAGAACCCGAACAAACTTCCGATCCTTCTATGGGTGCTGAATTTGCTGATGACGATGACGATATGGATGATGAAAAAAATTATCGTAGCGAACAAGGCAAACAAGCAACAGGTAGTTATACTAAAACGACAAACGACACCCCTGTTCTTGACAATTTCGGTACCGATATGACAAAAGCCGCCGAAGAAAACAGGCTCGATCCGGTTGTAGGGCGAGAAAAAGAAATTGAGCGTCTTGCTCAGGTGCTAAGTCGTAGAAAGAAAAATAATCCGGTACTTATCGGAGAACCCGGCGTAGGTAAATCTGCCATTGTTGAAGGATTGGCACTGAGGATAATACAGCGGAAAGTATCTCGCGTTCTTTTCGATAAACGTGTTGTTTCACTCGATATGGCCTCGATTGTTGCAGGAACTAAATATCGAGGACAATTCGAAGAAAGGATAAAAGCAATCCTGAATGAATTATCGAAAAATCCGAATGTCATCTTGTTTATAGATGAAATACATACTATTGTAGGTGCCGGAGGTGCAACAGGCACTCTCGATGCTGCCAATATGTTAAAACCGGCTTTAGCTCGCGGCGAAATACAATGTATCGGTGCGACTACTCTCGATGAATACCGAAAAAATATCGAAAAAGACGGTGCACTCGAACGTCGTTTCCAAAAAATTATGGTAGATCCGACTACCCCTGAAGAAACCTTGCAGATATTAAATAATATCAAAGGACGGTACGAAGATCATCATAATGTCACCTATACACCCGAAGCTCTCGAAGCCTGCGTTAAGCTGACCGAAAGATACATCAGTGACCGAAATTTTCCGGATAAAGCGATAGACGCTCTTGATGAAGCCGGTTCGAGAGTACATATTTCGAACATTGTCGTTCCGAAAGAAATAGAAGAACTCGAAAAAAAGATCGCAGCGACAAGTGAAGATAAAATGAAAGCTGTAAAATCTCAGAACTACGAACTGGCAGCAAGTTTCAGAGATAAAACAAAAGAGTATCAAATAGAACTCGACGATGCAAAAAGGCGCTGGGAAGAACAAATACAAGAACAACGTGAAATTGTCGATGCGGAACAAATAGCCGAAGTCGTTGCAATGATGTCCGGTGTTCCGGTTCAAAGAATTGCCCAAGCCGAAGGAAGCAAATTGCTACAAATGGCCGACATCCTAAAAAGTGAGGTTATCGGACAAGATGAAGCCGTAAATAAAATCGTAAAGGCAATTCAGCGTAATAGAGTCGGACTAAAAGATCCCAATAAGCCCATTGGCACTTTTATGTTTCTGGGGCCTACCGGAGTAGGTAAAACACATTTGGCAAAGATGTTGGCCGAATATCTTTTCGATTCTAAAGATACTCTTATACGAGTAGATATGAGTGAATATATGGAGAAATTTACGGTATCTCGTCTCGTAGGAGCTCCTCCGGGATATGTAGGCTATGAAGAAGGAGGCCAATTAACTGAAAAAGTACGTCGACGCCCCTATTCTGTCGTATTGCTCGACGAAATAGAAAAAGCACATCCGGACGTGTTCAACCTATTACTACAGGTAATGGACGAAGGACGTCTTACCGATAGCTTGGGCCGTCGTGTCGACTTTAAAAATACGATACTGATCATGACATCGAATATCGGTACTCGTCAATTAAAAGATTTCGGGCATGGAGTCGGATTCGCGACATCCAATGCAGATAATAAAGATTTTTCGAGAGGTGTTATACAAAAGGCGCTTAATCGGGCTTTTTCTCCTGAATTTTTAAATCGTGTAGATGATATCGTAATGTTCGATCAGCTTGATAAAGATGCGATTTATAAAATTATCGACCTCGAACTTAAAGGGTTTTACCATCGTGTCGAGACACTGGGTTATAAACTCATTATAACCGACGAGGCTAAAGATTTTATCGCATCTAAAGGATATGATGTTCAATTCGGTGCAAGACCTTTAAAACGAGCTATACAAAAATATCTCGAAGATGAAATGGCCGAAATGATTATTCGGGCTACAGTAAACGAAGGCGATACAATTATCGTAGAATTTAATAAAGATGAACAAAAAATTGTCACTCGTATCGAAAACTCAAAAGATAAAAAGAAAAACAAAGAGTCATAA